Proteins co-encoded in one Prescottella sp. R16 genomic window:
- a CDS encoding helix-turn-helix domain-containing protein: MYREEASRSVPGAVVWRTVRAADGSVLPDGCTDLVWRDGVVVVAGPDTEPFTVPASSEMAVGLRFPPGLLPHLLGVPASDLQNLRVPLDDVVGRRAAPLRGIDPGDAADAFEAFGCALLAGSGMPDPAVTATARLLAAGATVTVVADTTGLSPRTLHRLSARHFGYGPKTLSSILRLQRALALAGRGLPSVDVATACGYVDQAHLIRESRRITGLPFGELRQDPSGANRSTPLPSGSTTVA; this comes from the coding sequence GTGTACCGCGAGGAAGCATCCCGGAGCGTCCCCGGCGCGGTCGTGTGGCGCACCGTCCGCGCCGCCGACGGGTCGGTGCTGCCCGACGGATGCACGGACCTGGTGTGGCGGGACGGCGTCGTGGTGGTCGCCGGACCGGACACGGAGCCGTTCACTGTCCCCGCGTCATCCGAAATGGCTGTGGGGCTACGTTTTCCACCGGGGCTGCTCCCCCACCTGCTCGGCGTGCCGGCATCGGACCTGCAGAATCTGCGGGTGCCGCTCGACGACGTCGTCGGCCGACGCGCAGCACCCCTCCGCGGTATCGATCCCGGCGACGCCGCCGATGCGTTCGAGGCGTTCGGATGCGCACTCCTCGCCGGATCCGGCATGCCGGATCCGGCGGTGACCGCGACCGCACGACTCCTCGCCGCCGGCGCCACCGTCACCGTCGTCGCCGACACCACCGGCCTGTCCCCACGAACCCTGCACCGGCTCTCGGCCCGGCACTTCGGTTACGGGCCGAAGACCCTGTCGTCGATCCTGCGGCTGCAGCGTGCCCTCGCCCTCGCCGGCCGCGGACTGCCGTCCGTGGACGTGGCCACCGCCTGCGGATACGTCGACCAGGCGCACCTCATCCGCGAATCCCGACGCATCACCGGGCTACCGTTCGGTGAACTGCGTCAGGATCCGAGCGGCGCGAACAGGTCGACACCGTTACCGTCCGGGTCGACGACCGTCGCATAA
- a CDS encoding lipid-transfer protein, with protein MNRTFVVGVGMTKFEKIESRDWEYPDMVTEAVGKALADAGVDYSQVQRAAAGCVFGASTAGQRALYETGLTGIPIVNVDNNCATGSTALLTAREWVQAGFVDCALAVGFEKMTKTTLTGTGEMPKVTTLDEQLKVMTSTFGWGAGPMTAQLFGNAALEHMERYGTTVEQIAAVAVKNHRHSVNNPYAQFQDEYTLEQVLGDKMIHAPLTRSQCSPTSDGAGAAIVVSEKFVREHGLEDRAVEIVAQALTTDTDEAFADKSMIDVVGAPMTRAAAEQVFAQSGLTIDDVDVIELHDCFAINEIITYEGLGLCAPGDGGKLVESGATTYGGRWVVNPSGGLISKGHPLGATGLAQCAELTWQLRGRAGARQVEGASVALQHNLGLGGACVVTLYRAGTISEES; from the coding sequence ATGAACCGCACCTTCGTCGTCGGCGTCGGCATGACCAAGTTCGAGAAGATCGAGTCCCGTGACTGGGAGTACCCGGACATGGTCACCGAGGCCGTGGGCAAGGCGCTCGCGGACGCCGGCGTCGACTACTCGCAGGTGCAGCGTGCCGCCGCCGGCTGCGTGTTCGGTGCGTCCACGGCGGGGCAGCGGGCGTTGTACGAGACGGGTCTGACCGGGATCCCGATCGTCAACGTCGACAACAACTGTGCGACGGGGTCCACGGCCCTGCTCACGGCCCGTGAATGGGTCCAGGCAGGGTTCGTGGACTGCGCCCTGGCGGTCGGCTTCGAGAAGATGACGAAGACGACGCTGACCGGCACCGGGGAGATGCCGAAGGTCACCACCCTCGACGAACAGTTGAAGGTGATGACCTCGACGTTCGGTTGGGGTGCGGGCCCGATGACCGCGCAGCTGTTCGGCAATGCGGCGCTCGAGCACATGGAGCGCTACGGCACCACCGTCGAGCAGATCGCGGCCGTCGCGGTGAAGAACCACAGGCATTCGGTGAACAACCCGTACGCCCAGTTCCAGGACGAATACACCCTCGAACAGGTGTTGGGTGACAAGATGATCCACGCCCCGCTCACCCGCTCGCAGTGTTCACCCACGTCCGACGGTGCCGGTGCGGCGATCGTCGTCAGCGAGAAGTTCGTGCGCGAGCACGGTCTCGAGGACCGTGCGGTCGAGATCGTCGCGCAGGCACTGACCACCGACACCGACGAGGCGTTCGCCGACAAGTCGATGATCGACGTCGTCGGGGCCCCCATGACGCGGGCGGCCGCCGAGCAGGTGTTCGCGCAGTCCGGGCTGACGATCGACGACGTCGACGTCATCGAACTGCACGACTGCTTCGCGATCAACGAGATCATCACGTACGAGGGTCTCGGATTGTGCGCGCCCGGCGACGGCGGCAAGCTCGTCGAATCGGGTGCCACCACGTACGGCGGGCGCTGGGTCGTCAACCCGTCCGGTGGTCTCATCTCGAAGGGGCATCCACTCGGCGCCACCGGCCTGGCACAGTGCGCGGAGCTGACGTGGCAGCTGCGCGGTCGGGCCGGTGCCCGCCAGGTCGAGGGTGCTTCGGTTGCCCTGCAACACAATCTGGGTCTCGGTGGGGCGTGCGTCGTCACGCTGTACCGTGCCGGGACCATTTCTGAGGAGTCGTAA
- a CDS encoding MaoC/PaaZ C-terminal domain-containing protein yields the protein MPIDVTAALAAEPTVREAAWTERDVLLYHLGLGAGVDSLDPAELGWVYEKNLKVLPTFAMVAGQGISAGTLKPAGMNMPGIDIDLRKILHAGQSLTLHAPIPTSGSALVASRVANVWDKGKAAMIVLEQAATDHDGNPLWTTEMQIWARGEGGFGGEAGPDAVNAVPERAADKVLVSKTGTAQALVYRLSADMNPLHADPAFAQMAGFDRPILHGLASYGVVCKAVVDGILGGDPSRVQNFSVRFAGSIYPGETIETSVWQDGDTLTLLATCPERDGQPVLTHATMEVRS from the coding sequence ATGCCTATTGATGTGACGGCCGCGTTGGCGGCCGAGCCGACCGTGCGCGAGGCCGCCTGGACCGAGCGTGACGTCCTGCTCTACCACCTGGGCCTCGGCGCCGGGGTGGACTCGCTCGACCCCGCCGAACTCGGCTGGGTGTACGAGAAGAACCTCAAGGTCCTGCCCACGTTCGCGATGGTCGCCGGCCAGGGCATCTCCGCCGGCACGCTGAAGCCGGCCGGGATGAACATGCCCGGCATCGACATCGACCTGCGCAAGATCCTGCACGCCGGCCAGTCGCTGACGCTGCACGCCCCCATCCCGACGTCGGGCTCGGCGCTGGTGGCGTCCCGCGTCGCGAACGTGTGGGACAAGGGCAAGGCCGCGATGATCGTGCTCGAGCAGGCCGCCACCGACCACGACGGAAATCCGTTGTGGACCACCGAGATGCAGATCTGGGCGCGCGGCGAGGGCGGCTTCGGCGGCGAGGCCGGACCGGACGCCGTCAACGCGGTCCCGGAGCGGGCCGCCGACAAGGTGCTGGTCTCGAAGACCGGCACCGCGCAGGCCCTCGTGTACCGCCTCAGCGCCGACATGAACCCGCTGCACGCCGACCCGGCGTTCGCGCAGATGGCCGGTTTCGACCGCCCCATCCTGCACGGGCTCGCGTCGTACGGCGTCGTGTGCAAGGCCGTCGTCGACGGCATCCTCGGCGGCGATCCGTCCCGCGTGCAGAACTTCTCGGTGCGTTTCGCCGGCTCGATCTACCCGGGCGAGACCATCGAGACGTCCGTCTGGCAGGACGGCGACACCCTCACCCTGCTCGCCACGTGCCCCGAGCGCGACGGCCAGCCGGTGCTCACCCACGCCACGATGGAGGTCCGCTCGTGA
- a CDS encoding VOC family protein has translation MTPQLNAIGLVTTDLAASLRFYRLLGLDIPDGAESQPHVEAVAGGIRIMWDTVATVESFGGPYTPPTGDARVALAFACADPAEVDAVWSRFADAGHSVTEPFDAPWGQRYATVVDPDGNGVDLFAPLGS, from the coding sequence ATGACTCCCCAGTTGAATGCGATCGGCCTGGTCACCACCGATCTTGCAGCCTCTCTTCGCTTCTATCGTCTTCTCGGCCTGGACATCCCGGACGGCGCCGAGTCGCAGCCGCACGTCGAAGCGGTGGCCGGTGGGATTCGGATCATGTGGGACACGGTTGCAACGGTCGAGTCGTTCGGCGGCCCGTACACGCCGCCGACGGGCGACGCCCGTGTCGCGTTGGCGTTCGCGTGCGCCGATCCGGCGGAGGTGGATGCGGTGTGGTCCCGGTTCGCCGACGCCGGACATTCCGTGACGGAGCCGTTCGACGCGCCGTGGGGGCAGCGTTATGCGACGGTCGTCGACCCGGACGGTAACGGTGTCGACCTGTTCGCGCCGCTCGGATCCTGA
- a CDS encoding PaaI family thioesterase has translation METGDHPTKHSHPNGTVLTSPPQDAPVDRATAAARRLVDALLRTDRSNANLDRVTEELDSIVAHLEDHAPAVADRMIDMWSGEGVTRHDPITGPENAIAPPIVLEGLEDGTVRGVVTLTLPYQGPPGCVHGGVSSMLLDHVLGVANAWGGKSGMTAQLNTRYHRPTPLFEELTITGRQTSVDGRKIHTVGEIRNAAGEVCVSVEGLFIEAGVPRPR, from the coding sequence ATGGAGACCGGGGACCACCCCACCAAGCATTCACATCCGAACGGCACCGTGCTCACGTCGCCGCCGCAGGACGCCCCCGTCGACCGCGCCACCGCCGCGGCCCGCCGGCTCGTCGACGCGTTGCTGCGCACCGACCGCAGCAACGCCAACCTGGACCGTGTCACCGAGGAACTCGACAGCATCGTCGCGCACCTCGAGGATCACGCCCCCGCTGTCGCCGACCGCATGATCGACATGTGGTCCGGCGAGGGCGTCACCCGGCACGACCCGATCACCGGGCCCGAGAACGCGATCGCCCCGCCGATCGTCCTCGAAGGCCTCGAAGACGGCACCGTCCGCGGCGTCGTCACCCTCACCCTGCCGTACCAGGGACCCCCCGGATGCGTCCACGGCGGTGTTTCCTCGATGCTCCTCGACCACGTCCTCGGCGTCGCCAACGCCTGGGGCGGCAAATCCGGTATGACCGCGCAGCTCAACACGCGCTACCACCGGCCCACGCCCCTGTTCGAGGAACTCACCATCACCGGCAGGCAGACCTCCGTCGACGGCCGTAAAATCCACACCGTCGGTGAAATCCGCAATGCCGCAGGCGAAGTGTGCGTCTCCGTCGAAGGACTCTTCATCGAAGCCGGAGTTCCGCGCCCGCGGTAG
- a CDS encoding nuclear transport factor 2 family protein, with protein sequence MASNAQALADLIDKQAIHEVVLRYCRGIDRLDFDLVRSVYHPGAIDHHTGFDGSIDEFVTWVEPKLRAIGGTMHHIGNHLIELHGDVAISEAYSTAAHWGGGDGIGMVNFTSGCRYVDRMERRDGVWKIAERWAVREWTRSDAGRLTLPESDGPRGRRDGTDPLDTLRAVLG encoded by the coding sequence ATGGCGTCGAATGCACAGGCACTCGCCGACCTGATCGACAAACAGGCCATCCACGAGGTGGTGCTGCGCTACTGCCGCGGCATCGACCGCCTCGACTTCGACCTGGTCCGGAGTGTCTACCACCCCGGCGCCATCGACCACCACACCGGATTCGACGGCAGCATCGACGAATTCGTGACATGGGTGGAGCCGAAGCTGCGGGCCATCGGCGGCACGATGCACCACATCGGCAACCATCTGATCGAACTGCACGGTGACGTCGCGATCAGCGAGGCGTACTCGACGGCCGCACACTGGGGTGGCGGCGACGGCATCGGAATGGTCAACTTCACCAGCGGATGCCGCTACGTCGACCGTATGGAACGACGCGACGGGGTCTGGAAGATCGCCGAACGATGGGCGGTCCGCGAATGGACCCGCTCCGACGCCGGACGCCTCACCCTCCCCGAGAGCGACGGCCCGCGCGGCCGCCGCGACGGCACCGACCCTCTCGACACCCTGCGGGCCGTTCTGGGCTGA
- a CDS encoding TIGR03619 family F420-dependent LLM class oxidoreductase yields MQVGLNILGAERLYDGRIRPVLDLAAAADRAGIDMISTGDHLGFDASAHAERVREHGFPFPIDHDWYEPIALLSSVAAVTERVLLNVSVLIATLRPPLLLAKQIATLDRLSDGRAAIGMGVGWQEAEYTATGMPWDARFGRMEDTVRACRELWTSAPASFTGRDFAFDDFHSFPHPVRDRVPVIFGFAPSPRNFARIARVGDGWTVNPADMASFTDSVALLHRTFEEHDRDPHSAIVQVSVAPERRDDGTVDYAATAGRAHAWHQAGATVTVFRPATFCTAGEEVPQLIDWAVELKSTMQHS; encoded by the coding sequence ATGCAGGTCGGACTGAACATCCTGGGAGCGGAACGCCTGTACGACGGCCGGATCCGGCCGGTGCTCGACCTGGCCGCGGCAGCCGACCGCGCCGGCATCGACATGATCTCCACCGGCGACCACCTCGGATTCGATGCGTCCGCGCACGCCGAACGTGTTCGCGAGCACGGCTTCCCGTTCCCGATCGACCACGACTGGTACGAGCCGATCGCCCTGCTGTCGTCGGTGGCGGCCGTGACCGAGCGAGTACTGCTGAACGTGTCCGTCCTCATCGCGACACTGCGGCCCCCACTGCTGCTGGCCAAGCAGATAGCGACCCTCGACCGACTGTCCGACGGCCGCGCCGCGATCGGCATGGGCGTCGGCTGGCAGGAAGCCGAATACACCGCAACCGGCATGCCGTGGGACGCCCGGTTCGGCCGGATGGAGGACACCGTTCGCGCCTGCCGGGAACTGTGGACGTCCGCGCCGGCCTCCTTCACCGGGCGCGACTTCGCGTTCGACGACTTCCATTCCTTCCCGCACCCGGTCCGGGACCGGGTGCCGGTGATCTTCGGATTCGCCCCCAGTCCACGCAATTTCGCACGCATCGCCCGCGTCGGTGACGGTTGGACCGTCAACCCCGCCGACATGGCGTCCTTCACCGACAGTGTCGCGCTGCTGCACCGCACGTTCGAGGAACACGACCGCGACCCGCATTCCGCGATCGTCCAAGTGTCCGTCGCGCCCGAACGTCGCGACGACGGCACCGTCGACTACGCCGCGACCGCCGGCAGGGCGCACGCCTGGCACCAAGCCGGCGCGACCGTAACCGTCTTCCGGCCCGCCACGTTCTGCACAGCGGGAGAAGAGGTTCCGCAGCTGATCGACTGGGCGGTAGAACTGAAGTCCACGATGCAGCACAGCTGA
- a CDS encoding SDR family NAD(P)-dependent oxidoreductase, whose translation MGKMDGRAAVVTGAGMGIGRGIAGALAREGASVLVAEIDEAAGTSTVQWLRDEWGVDAHFVRTDITDKAQVHNMVDQAVERFGRLDVLVNNAWRSSGFARLENITDEQMLGGFDMAVMAAFWAMQRALPELAKHGTGRVINLCSLNGVNAHMYSVHYNAAKEALRTLTRTAAREWAPRQVCCNVICPGAQSEAYRRVKEANPAMAASMAEANPMGRIGDPLDDIGPVAVFLASDDSRYVTGNTLFVDGGGHINGVQWAPQVD comes from the coding sequence GTGGGCAAAATGGATGGCCGCGCGGCAGTTGTGACCGGCGCGGGAATGGGAATCGGTCGTGGTATCGCGGGTGCTCTCGCCCGGGAGGGTGCGTCGGTGCTGGTGGCCGAGATCGACGAGGCGGCCGGAACGTCCACGGTGCAGTGGCTGCGGGACGAGTGGGGTGTCGACGCCCACTTCGTGCGTACCGACATCACCGACAAGGCCCAGGTCCACAACATGGTCGATCAGGCTGTGGAGCGATTCGGTCGGCTCGACGTCCTGGTCAACAATGCCTGGCGCAGTTCAGGTTTCGCTCGGTTGGAGAACATCACCGACGAACAGATGCTGGGCGGCTTCGACATGGCGGTGATGGCCGCGTTCTGGGCGATGCAGCGGGCACTGCCGGAACTCGCGAAGCACGGCACCGGTCGGGTGATCAACCTGTGCTCGCTGAACGGTGTGAACGCGCACATGTACTCGGTGCACTACAACGCCGCGAAGGAGGCGCTGCGCACCCTCACGCGCACCGCCGCCCGGGAGTGGGCGCCGCGGCAGGTGTGCTGCAACGTCATCTGTCCCGGCGCGCAGAGCGAAGCGTATCGGCGGGTCAAGGAGGCGAATCCGGCCATGGCCGCGTCGATGGCGGAGGCGAACCCGATGGGCCGCATCGGTGATCCGCTCGACGATATCGGCCCGGTCGCGGTGTTCCTGGCGAGCGACGACTCCCGGTACGTCACCGGCAACACGCTGTTCGTCGACGGTGGCGGGCACATCAACGGCGTCCAGTGGGCGCCGCAGGTGGACTGA
- a CDS encoding nuclear transport factor 2 family protein, translating into MPTWTVERLAAVEAIRDLAHRYTHLVDEGRLEEVGELFSRAVYGQCDGSGTPVGSVHDSDPAGVLEACRNFIRMHGTPPRPRTKHVVTNLRVDVADDHRTATSLSYFTVLQQTEHLPLQPILSGRYFDAFTLIDDEWTFTQRLTCIDLVGDLSEHAARAL; encoded by the coding sequence ATGCCGACCTGGACCGTCGAACGGCTCGCCGCTGTGGAGGCGATCCGCGACCTCGCGCACCGGTACACGCACCTCGTCGACGAGGGGCGCCTGGAGGAGGTCGGGGAACTCTTCTCCCGCGCGGTGTACGGGCAGTGCGACGGTTCCGGCACGCCGGTGGGGTCGGTGCACGACTCCGACCCCGCCGGCGTGCTCGAGGCGTGCCGAAACTTCATCCGGATGCACGGCACCCCACCCCGGCCGCGCACCAAGCACGTCGTCACCAACCTGCGGGTGGATGTCGCCGACGACCACCGCACCGCGACGTCGCTGTCGTACTTCACGGTGCTCCAGCAAACCGAACACCTTCCACTGCAACCGATCCTGTCCGGACGCTACTTCGACGCGTTCACCCTGATCGACGACGAGTGGACATTCACGCAGCGACTCACCTGCATCGATCTCGTCGGGGACCTGAGCGAACACGCCGCACGCGCACTGTAG
- a CDS encoding class I adenylate-forming enzyme family protein gives MTAPADPQLHLDQVMSRLTGPGGPFEIVEEEVLGTRMPVMKNRDKSVGDLLAASVKWGDRDYLVTEDRRVSYAQHAADAYALAAALHERYGVEKGDRVAILAANTPEWVTSFWATQALGAISVGLNGWWVPREIEYGLQHSTPKVLIVDAKRAAGLADVDTTGVAVLTMEEDLPRLFAEFAGADRPTVEVDEDDPSVILFTSGTSGRPKGALHSHRNLLAVVDYHRYNGAIMAAFTGKPFDPNVPTHMRDLLTSPLFHIASLHNLAVPRLAMGGALVMNQGSFDVDRILALIERERVTNWGAVPTMASRLLEHGNLGKYDLSSLTSFSLASAPSSIAFKDRLREQVPFARNALVDSYGLTECSTAIAVATSAELEEFPGTLGRPIIMVSMEIRDPFGEWLPDGMEGEVCVRSPFVMLGYWNDPDATAASITPDRWLRTGDFGVVENGRLRLTGRRSDLILRGGENVYPTEIEQTLDEHPAVQECAVIGAPHPDLGQEVSAVVVVAEGHTVTEEELREYASERLSYYKVPTKWRITSDLLPRNATGKMIRKQIHV, from the coding sequence ATGACTGCCCCCGCGGATCCGCAACTGCACCTGGACCAGGTGATGTCCCGTCTGACCGGCCCCGGCGGACCGTTCGAGATCGTCGAGGAAGAGGTCCTCGGCACCCGGATGCCGGTCATGAAGAACCGGGACAAGTCGGTCGGCGACCTGCTGGCCGCGTCCGTCAAGTGGGGCGACCGCGACTACCTCGTCACCGAGGACCGCCGGGTGTCCTACGCACAGCACGCCGCCGACGCGTACGCCCTGGCTGCGGCCCTGCACGAGCGTTACGGTGTCGAAAAGGGCGACCGGGTCGCGATCCTCGCCGCCAACACCCCCGAATGGGTCACCTCGTTCTGGGCGACGCAGGCGCTCGGCGCCATCAGCGTCGGACTCAACGGCTGGTGGGTTCCCCGGGAGATCGAGTACGGCCTGCAGCACAGCACTCCCAAGGTCCTGATCGTCGACGCCAAGCGCGCGGCCGGTCTCGCCGACGTCGACACCACCGGCGTCGCGGTGCTGACCATGGAGGAAGATCTCCCCCGACTGTTCGCCGAGTTCGCCGGCGCGGACCGCCCCACCGTCGAGGTGGACGAGGACGATCCGTCCGTCATCCTCTTCACGTCCGGAACGAGCGGTCGCCCGAAGGGCGCACTGCACTCGCACCGCAACCTGCTCGCGGTCGTCGACTACCACCGCTACAACGGCGCGATCATGGCGGCGTTCACCGGCAAGCCGTTCGACCCGAACGTGCCGACCCACATGCGCGACCTGCTCACCTCCCCGCTGTTCCACATCGCAAGCCTGCACAACCTGGCGGTCCCCCGCCTCGCGATGGGCGGCGCACTGGTCATGAACCAGGGCTCGTTCGACGTCGACCGGATCCTCGCTCTCATCGAACGTGAGCGAGTCACCAACTGGGGTGCGGTCCCGACGATGGCTTCCCGCCTGCTCGAGCACGGCAACCTCGGCAAGTACGACCTGTCGTCGCTGACGTCGTTCTCGCTCGCGTCGGCACCGTCGTCGATCGCGTTCAAGGACCGGCTGCGCGAACAGGTTCCGTTCGCCCGCAACGCTCTGGTCGACAGCTACGGGCTCACCGAGTGCAGCACCGCGATCGCGGTGGCCACCTCGGCCGAACTCGAGGAGTTCCCGGGCACGCTGGGTCGGCCGATCATCATGGTGAGCATGGAGATCCGGGATCCGTTCGGCGAGTGGCTGCCCGACGGCATGGAGGGCGAGGTGTGTGTGCGCAGCCCGTTCGTCATGCTCGGCTACTGGAACGACCCCGACGCGACCGCCGCGTCGATCACCCCGGACCGCTGGCTGCGGACCGGCGACTTCGGTGTCGTCGAGAACGGCCGCCTGCGCCTCACCGGGCGTCGCTCCGACCTGATCCTGCGCGGCGGCGAGAACGTCTACCCCACCGAGATCGAGCAGACCCTCGACGAGCACCCGGCCGTGCAGGAGTGCGCCGTCATCGGAGCCCCGCACCCCGACCTGGGCCAGGAGGTGTCCGCGGTGGTCGTCGTCGCCGAGGGACATACCGTCACCGAAGAGGAGCTGCGCGAGTACGCGAGCGAGCGCCTGTCGTACTACAAGGTGCCCACCAAGTGGCGTATCACCTCCGACCTGTTGCCGCGCAACGCAACCGGAAAGATGATCCGCAAGCAGATCCACGTCTGA
- a CDS encoding mechanosensitive ion channel family protein: MMYETTALELSDGARTWLIERPIVIAVYVVVALVLRFVLHRIIDRATRDRPGGEPRLLKPLKERLPAGVRDDIAAQRRAQRARTIGSVLKSAVSIVTLTWCVLQILTVFSVNVAPLVASAGVVGVALGFGAQNLVRDFLTGMFMLLEDQYGVGDIIDVGDAVGTVETVGLRVTTIRDLGGTLWYCRNGEIARVGNMSQGHAVGVVELPIAHTTPVTRAAEVALRAALDAAGKDAIAESVLEAPELAGVSKVTPEAVTLRLTVQVKPGHQWAVERFVSQAVLVAFDEMGFAAPVPLLSGVLAPAAAE, translated from the coding sequence ATGATGTACGAAACCACTGCACTCGAATTGTCCGACGGTGCGCGAACGTGGTTGATCGAGCGGCCCATCGTGATCGCGGTCTATGTCGTGGTCGCTCTCGTCCTGCGTTTCGTGTTGCACCGGATCATCGATCGGGCCACCCGGGACCGCCCGGGTGGTGAGCCGCGGCTGCTCAAACCGCTCAAGGAACGCCTTCCTGCCGGGGTGCGGGACGACATCGCCGCGCAGCGGCGGGCGCAGCGGGCGCGGACGATCGGATCGGTGCTCAAGTCGGCGGTGTCGATCGTGACGCTGACATGGTGTGTGCTGCAGATCCTGACGGTGTTCAGTGTGAATGTGGCGCCGTTGGTGGCGTCGGCCGGTGTGGTCGGTGTGGCATTGGGTTTCGGCGCGCAGAATCTGGTGCGCGACTTCCTGACCGGCATGTTCATGTTGCTCGAGGACCAGTACGGGGTGGGGGACATCATCGATGTCGGTGACGCGGTCGGCACGGTGGAGACCGTCGGGTTGCGGGTGACGACGATCCGCGATCTCGGCGGCACGCTCTGGTACTGCCGTAACGGGGAGATCGCCCGCGTCGGCAACATGAGTCAGGGGCATGCGGTCGGTGTGGTCGAGTTGCCGATCGCGCATACGACGCCGGTGACGCGGGCTGCGGAGGTGGCGTTGCGGGCCGCGCTCGACGCCGCCGGGAAGGACGCGATCGCGGAGTCGGTGCTCGAGGCGCCCGAGTTGGCCGGCGTCAGCAAGGTGACCCCGGAGGCCGTCACTCTCCGCCTGACGGTGCAGGTCAAGCCGGGCCACCAGTGGGCTGTGGAGCGTTTCGTCTCGCAGGCTGTGCTCGTCGCCTTCGACGAGATGGGGTTCGCTGCACCGGTGCCGCTGCTGTCGGGGGTGCTGGCCCCTGCCGCCGCCGAGTGA